GAGACCTTCCGCGCGCTTGCGGTCGGCGGTGGTGAACTTGGCGGAGGTCTTGAGGTGTTCAGGCGCGTCAGTGGGCGCCGGGATGATGGTGTTCGCCGGCAGGATGGCGTGGGAGACCAGCTTTGCAGGGAATTCCTGTTCGGCCGCGTGCGAGATGGAGGCGAACGCAAGGATGGCGCAGGACGCAAAAAGAATGTGCTTCATGATGGAGACCCCTCTCAATACCTGTTGAAGACAGGATTGACGCGATAGGGTCGCCGCATGACAGGCAGGTGATTGCCGTTTGAAGCTTTGATGAAATTTTGTGAGGGCCGTCGCCGGCAAATAGCCTCCGGGTGCCGATAAGCCTTATGCGGCAGGGGCCTGATATTGGCTGAGCGTGCAGACGCCGAGCGTCTGGCCACGGCCTTTCACCGCATGTTCGCCGAGATATTCGCTGCGTACGCCCTTCGGAAGCACCAGCTGGTGGGCGAGATCGGCGGAAATCAGCACCGGATGGCCGAGCATCTTGCTCAGCGATTCGAGCCGGGATGTCGTGTTCACCGTATCTCCGAAATAGGTGATCTTGTGGTGATCGACACCGATTTCTGCCGTGATGACCGGCCCGCCATGGATGGCGAAACGCAGGCGTGGCACTTCGCCGAAGCGGGAGAGCCACATGTCGCGTTTTTCCTCCATGGTCGCCTGGATGTCGAACACGCAGCGCACGCAGGCCGCCCGCCGGATCGCCATGTGATAGGGCCAGGTGATGATGGCGGCATCGCCAATGTAATCGTCGATGACGCCGCCATGTCTTCTCACTGGTGCGGCATAGCTGGCAAAGATTTCGCCGAGGAATTCCTGGGCCTTCAGATCGCCATGGGTTTCGGCGAAGGAGGTGGAGCCGACGAGATCGATGAAGATGAAGACGCGGTCTTCGCTGACCGGGCGGCGATAGCGCCCAAGAATGAGGTCGATGAAGATATCGCGACCGAGAAGCTCGC
This window of the Agrobacterium fabrum str. C58 genome carries:
- a CDS encoding adenylate/guanylate cyclase domain-containing protein, whose translation is MRKLLPILDYVVLFVAVAGAGVAYAFLEYGGGALIGATYALFACAPILAFERGYILPGLSRQVSALPTPAYIAVGLIIYAILVFCGFGLGGTILWLSGIFPGTWKRAVHAEVQTLIFTLIVCGIIVFIMRVRELLGRDIFIDLILGRYRRPVSEDRVFIFIDLVGSTSFAETHGDLKAQEFLGEIFASYAAPVRRHGGVIDDYIGDAAIITWPYHMAIRRAACVRCVFDIQATMEEKRDMWLSRFGEVPRLRFAIHGGPVITAEIGVDHHKITYFGDTVNTTSRLESLSKMLGHPVLISADLAHQLVLPKGVRSEYLGEHAVKGRGQTLGVCTLSQYQAPAA